In one window of Streptomyces griseus subsp. griseus DNA:
- a CDS encoding TOPRIM nucleotidyl transferase/hydrolase domain-containing protein: MADMEEFREAVTAWAAGDPGAPARDLAGQLTVRTAVLLEGPSDAAAVNALAESRGRDLAAEGVCVLPMGGAMSVARFAGLLGPSGLGIRLTGLCDERERGFYARGWERAGAGAEQEFFVCAADLEEELIRALGVSRVEELIEAEGDVRALRIFLRQPAQQGRSPQQQLRRFLGTKKGRKIHYGRVLAEALDAGRVPAPLDDLLAHL; this comes from the coding sequence ATGGCGGACATGGAGGAGTTCCGGGAGGCGGTCACCGCATGGGCCGCCGGCGACCCCGGCGCCCCCGCCCGTGACCTGGCCGGACAGCTCACCGTACGGACCGCCGTCCTACTCGAAGGCCCGAGCGACGCCGCCGCCGTCAACGCGCTGGCCGAGAGCCGTGGCCGGGACCTCGCCGCCGAAGGGGTCTGCGTCCTCCCCATGGGCGGCGCGATGAGCGTCGCCCGCTTCGCCGGCCTTCTCGGGCCCTCCGGCCTGGGCATCCGCCTCACCGGCCTCTGCGACGAGCGGGAGCGCGGCTTCTACGCGCGAGGGTGGGAGCGGGCCGGGGCGGGGGCGGAGCAGGAGTTCTTCGTCTGCGCGGCCGACCTGGAGGAGGAGCTGATCCGTGCCCTCGGTGTGTCCCGGGTCGAGGAACTCATCGAAGCCGAGGGTGATGTGCGCGCCCTGCGGATCTTCCTGCGCCAGCCGGCCCAGCAAGGCCGTTCCCCGCAGCAGCAGTTGAGGCGGTTCCTCGGCACGAAGAAGGGGCGCAAGATTCACTACGGCCGCGTCCTGGCCGAAGCCCTCGACGCCGGCCGCGTGCCCGCCCCACTCGACGACCTGCTCGCCCACCTCTGA